Proteins found in one Paenibacillus sp. FSL R10-2782 genomic segment:
- a CDS encoding DUF423 domain-containing protein translates to MKVLLLLGCIMMFLAVVLGAFGAHALKKRLSADMMSIFQTGIQYHIAHGLGLILLGVVAVNLVHSSLIVTAGWVMLAGILLFSGSLYALSLSGLKKLGAITPIGGVAFLASWVLVIVAVVQG, encoded by the coding sequence ATGAAAGTTTTGCTATTGCTTGGTTGTATAATGATGTTTTTAGCTGTAGTTCTGGGAGCATTCGGAGCACATGCTTTGAAAAAAAGACTTTCCGCAGACATGATGAGCATATTCCAGACAGGTATCCAATATCATATTGCTCATGGCTTGGGCTTGATTCTGCTCGGAGTAGTTGCAGTAAATCTGGTCCATTCTTCTCTGATTGTTACCGCAGGCTGGGTAATGCTAGCAGGTATTCTCCTGTTCTCCGGCAGTTTGTATGCCCTTAGCTTGTCCGGTCTGAAGAAGCTCGGAGCGATTACCCCGATTGGCGGGGTGGCTTTTTTAGCAAGTTGGG
- a CDS encoding glycoside hydrolase family 48 protein, with product MVMSAILVLPLTLGIFQAEPDRASAATPESTRFLQLYKQLKDPASGYFSKEGIPYHSVETLMSEAPDYGHLTTSEAYSYWMWLEVLYGHYTGDWGNLESAWDNMEKYIIPVNEGDGKEEQPTMSNYNPNSPATYAAEYPQPDQYPSRLSGQYSGGKDPLDAELKATYGNNQTYLMHWLLDVDNWYGFGNLLNPSHTAAYVNTFQRGEQESVWESVPHPSQDNQKFGKANEGFMSLFTKENNAPSQQWRYTNATDADARAVQAMYWAKELGYDNPVYLDKAKKMGDYLRYGMYDKYFQKIGSASNGTPTAGSGKDASHYLMAWYTAWGGGLGQSGNWAWRIGASHAHQGYQNVVAAYALSDQDGGLIPNSPTAGQDWATSLKRQLEFYTWLQSDEGAIAGGATNSWDGAYKAYPSGTSTFYGMAYTGAPVYQDPPSNNWFGMQAWPVERVAELYYILAKKGDTSSEQFKMAKQVTENWVAWSKSYAFANERPVTDAQGYYLDAQGKRILGGKNPKVATTAAKGEFWVPGNLEWSGKPETWTGFANHKGNANLHVVTKNPGQDAGVLGSYAKALTFFAAGTKAEKGDYTALGKEAKDLSKALLDAAWGYNDGVGITTKEAREDYYRYFTKEVYIPNGWTGKTGQGNTIPGANATASDPSKGGNGTYSSYTDIRPNITKDPQWSYLKDKYTTSWNNQTKKWDKGAPEFTYHRFWSQVDMATAYAEYDRLINGSGTTEPTAPKAPANVKANAGDAQVTLTWSKATGADSYTIKRSTTSGGPYTTVATVTDSTYKDTGVVNETTYYYVASATNSLGTSPDSAEVSAKPTAAPMPAMGDVVAQYRVGDTNPGDNQIRPLFRVVNKGKEAVDLKTVKLRYYFTVDGDKPQEFHCDYAQVGSSNVQGRFVKLDKAVTGADYYLEISFGAGAGSLAAGANTGDIQVRLNKTDWSNYNESDDFSYDATKTSYTDWNKTPLYVNDQRVWGLEP from the coding sequence ATGGTCATGTCAGCCATTTTGGTGCTTCCGCTAACTTTGGGCATATTTCAAGCCGAACCCGACCGTGCTTCAGCCGCAACACCTGAATCCACACGTTTTCTTCAATTGTACAAACAACTGAAGGACCCGGCCAGTGGATATTTTTCCAAAGAAGGGATACCCTACCATTCTGTTGAAACCCTGATGAGTGAGGCTCCAGACTACGGACACTTAACGACCTCGGAAGCGTATAGCTACTGGATGTGGCTGGAAGTGCTGTATGGTCATTATACCGGGGATTGGGGAAATTTGGAATCCGCTTGGGACAATATGGAGAAATACATCATTCCTGTTAATGAAGGGGATGGCAAGGAAGAACAGCCTACTATGAGTAACTACAACCCTAACAGCCCAGCTACCTATGCAGCAGAGTACCCGCAGCCGGATCAATATCCAAGCCGTCTGAGTGGTCAGTATAGTGGTGGCAAGGACCCGCTGGATGCAGAGCTAAAGGCAACCTATGGCAACAATCAGACCTATCTGATGCATTGGCTGCTGGACGTGGATAATTGGTACGGTTTTGGCAATCTGCTGAATCCGTCGCATACAGCAGCCTATGTGAACACCTTCCAACGCGGGGAGCAGGAATCGGTTTGGGAATCCGTCCCGCATCCATCACAGGATAATCAAAAATTTGGTAAAGCGAATGAAGGCTTTATGAGCCTGTTTACCAAGGAAAATAATGCTCCTTCACAGCAATGGCGCTACACGAATGCCACCGATGCGGACGCACGGGCGGTTCAAGCCATGTACTGGGCGAAAGAACTGGGATATGACAACCCGGTATATCTGGATAAAGCGAAAAAGATGGGCGACTACTTGCGTTACGGTATGTACGATAAATACTTTCAAAAAATCGGAAGCGCTTCCAATGGGACTCCGACCGCTGGTTCCGGCAAGGATGCCAGCCATTATCTGATGGCATGGTATACGGCATGGGGTGGCGGACTGGGTCAAAGCGGCAACTGGGCTTGGCGGATTGGCGCCAGCCATGCGCATCAAGGCTACCAAAATGTCGTTGCGGCTTACGCGTTATCCGATCAGGATGGCGGATTAATACCAAATTCACCAACGGCGGGACAGGATTGGGCGACCTCGCTGAAGCGCCAACTGGAATTTTATACGTGGCTGCAATCTGACGAGGGGGCCATTGCAGGTGGAGCAACGAATAGCTGGGACGGTGCCTACAAAGCGTATCCGTCTGGCACAAGCACCTTCTATGGAATGGCTTATACAGGCGCTCCTGTATACCAAGATCCACCGTCCAACAATTGGTTCGGAATGCAGGCTTGGCCCGTCGAGCGGGTTGCCGAACTGTATTACATTTTAGCTAAGAAGGGCGATACTTCGTCCGAGCAGTTTAAAATGGCCAAGCAAGTAACGGAAAACTGGGTAGCGTGGTCCAAGAGCTATGCATTCGCCAACGAACGTCCTGTGACAGACGCGCAGGGATACTATTTGGACGCTCAAGGCAAGCGCATTCTGGGTGGTAAAAATCCGAAGGTAGCCACTACAGCAGCTAAAGGCGAGTTCTGGGTGCCAGGCAATTTGGAATGGAGCGGGAAGCCAGAAACCTGGACCGGCTTTGCCAATCATAAAGGGAATGCCAATTTGCATGTGGTAACGAAGAACCCAGGGCAAGATGCGGGAGTGCTGGGCAGTTATGCTAAAGCGCTTACTTTCTTTGCTGCCGGAACGAAGGCCGAAAAAGGAGATTACACCGCATTAGGCAAGGAAGCCAAAGATCTGTCTAAAGCTTTGCTTGATGCTGCATGGGGTTACAACGACGGTGTAGGCATTACCACAAAGGAAGCACGTGAGGATTATTATCGTTATTTTACGAAAGAAGTGTATATCCCTAACGGCTGGACTGGTAAAACTGGGCAAGGCAACACCATTCCTGGTGCAAACGCTACCGCCTCTGATCCGTCCAAGGGTGGTAATGGTACGTATTCCAGCTATACTGATATTCGGCCTAACATCACCAAAGATCCGCAATGGTCTTATCTCAAGGACAAATACACGACCTCTTGGAATAATCAAACAAAAAAATGGGACAAAGGCGCTCCAGAATTTACGTATCACCGTTTTTGGTCACAAGTTGATATGGCGACAGCTTATGCCGAATATGACCGTCTCATCAACGGTAGTGGTACAACCGAGCCGACAGCTCCTAAAGCTCCGGCAAATGTGAAAGCAAATGCCGGGGATGCTCAGGTTACACTGACCTGGAGCAAAGCGACAGGGGCCGACAGCTATACCATCAAGCGCTCCACAACCAGTGGAGGACCTTATACCACGGTAGCAACGGTAACGGATAGCACTTACAAGGATACAGGTGTGGTGAATGAAACCACCTATTATTATGTAGCGAGTGCGACCAACTCCTTGGGAACCAGCCCGGATTCTGCCGAGGTCAGCGCCAAGCCGACGGCAGCACCGATGCCGGCTATGGGAGATGTGGTTGCCCAATACCGTGTGGGCGACACGAACCCGGGAGATAATCAGATCCGTCCGCTTTTCCGTGTTGTAAACAAAGGGAAAGAGGCTGTCGATCTGAAGACTGTCAAGCTGCGGTATTACTTTACAGTGGATGGCGATAAACCGCAGGAATTTCATTGTGACTATGCGCAAGTGGGTAGCAGCAACGTTCAGGGACGCTTTGTGAAACTGGATAAGGCGGTTACGGGTGCAGATTACTATCTGGAAATCTCCTTTGGAGCTGGTGCGGGAAGTCTGGCAGCAGGAGCCAACACGGGAGATATTCAGGTTCGCTTGAACAAGACGGACTGGAGCAATTATAACGAAAGTGATGATTTTTCTTATGATGCGACCAAAACGTCTTATACAGATTGGAACAAAACGCCTCTGTATGTGAACGACCAGCGTGTATGGGGACTGGAGCCTTGA
- a CDS encoding ferritin, with translation MKDNLAQALNEQMNFEFYSAHVYLAMAAYCSGESLDGFANFFLVQAEEERFHAMKLYKYINDRRGRATLAALPEPKNSYDSMLDVFKHGYKHEQQNTQKFYHLADLALDAREHATIHFLKWFIDEQVEEEALFDNVIQKLKRIERDSNAFYMLDSEFAQRSFTPPAE, from the coding sequence ATGAAAGACAATTTGGCACAGGCTCTGAATGAGCAAATGAATTTTGAATTTTACTCCGCTCACGTATATCTGGCAATGGCTGCTTATTGCTCCGGCGAAAGTCTGGATGGGTTCGCAAACTTTTTCTTGGTACAAGCTGAAGAAGAACGGTTTCATGCCATGAAGCTGTACAAATATATTAATGATCGCAGAGGACGCGCTACATTGGCTGCATTGCCTGAGCCTAAAAACAGCTACGATTCCATGCTCGATGTGTTCAAGCACGGCTACAAGCACGAGCAGCAAAATACGCAGAAGTTTTATCATTTGGCTGACCTGGCCCTGGACGCACGTGAGCATGCGACGATCCATTTTCTGAAATGGTTTATTGATGAACAAGTCGAAGAGGAAGCTCTGTTCGACAATGTGATCCAGAAGCTCAAGCGTATTGAAAGAGATAGCAACGCTTTTTATATGCTGGACAGTGAATTTGCCCAACGCAGCTTCACACCCCCTGCGGAATAA
- a CDS encoding NAD(P)/FAD-dependent oxidoreductase, with translation MIYDCAIIGGGPAGLNAALVLGRARRSVNLIDNNQPRNAVTHASHGFITRDGVTPSEFRRVAYEEVLRYPSVDHLQAEVVSIEKTEPGFEVLDSSGLRVQARKLILATGVKEIFPEIEGFYPLYGKSLFNCPYCDGWELRDQPLVVVSESPGIYHTAKLLLNWSKDIIACTNGHASLTFEQKKWLQSKGIVVIEQPVAAFIGQNGQLEHVQFTDGTQVSRTGGFVSPKFVQSTPFAERLGCEKLESGGIKTDESGRTSIPGVYAAGDSSYFMPSQLIFAAADGSRTGMFVNMDLTEEDFAIRGHFR, from the coding sequence ATGATTTACGATTGTGCTATTATTGGCGGAGGCCCCGCCGGATTGAATGCAGCCCTTGTGCTTGGCCGGGCAAGACGAAGTGTGAATTTGATCGACAACAACCAGCCCAGAAATGCCGTTACGCATGCATCGCACGGCTTTATTACAAGAGACGGCGTAACGCCGTCCGAGTTCCGTCGCGTTGCTTATGAGGAAGTACTGCGCTATCCGTCTGTCGATCATCTGCAAGCCGAGGTTGTTTCAATTGAAAAAACTGAACCCGGATTTGAGGTGCTTGATTCGTCAGGCCTTCGCGTTCAAGCGCGAAAACTGATTTTGGCGACGGGCGTAAAGGAGATATTTCCCGAGATCGAAGGCTTTTATCCACTATACGGAAAAAGCTTGTTTAATTGCCCCTATTGCGACGGCTGGGAGCTACGGGATCAACCGCTTGTCGTTGTGTCCGAATCTCCGGGCATCTATCATACGGCCAAATTACTCCTGAATTGGAGCAAGGATATAATCGCCTGCACGAACGGCCATGCTTCCCTGACATTCGAGCAAAAAAAATGGCTTCAATCGAAGGGAATTGTGGTGATAGAGCAGCCTGTTGCAGCCTTCATCGGACAAAATGGACAGCTTGAGCATGTTCAATTTACGGATGGAACTCAAGTCTCAAGGACTGGCGGGTTCGTGTCTCCCAAATTTGTACAAAGTACACCGTTTGCAGAACGCTTGGGCTGTGAAAAGCTGGAGTCGGGCGGGATCAAGACGGATGAATCAGGAAGAACCTCTATACCTGGTGTATACGCCGCCGGGGATTCTTCATACTTCATGCCTTCCCAATTGATTTTTGCCGCAGCCGACGGCAGCCGAACTGGTATGTTCGTTAACATGGATTTGACAGAGGAAGATTTTGCAATTCGGGGTCACTTTCGCTAG
- a CDS encoding GNAT family N-acetyltransferase codes for MSEIYRLAQQEDAERLQYVTYEAYETIRQLELKWPAAQADIPIIQENIKNNDCYVLEVDGVIEATVSHLKNRALNFITDLPFVMWFAVNPAAQGKGYGRKLLNWVEQTIIRDQLGAPAVTLATAEKHPYLLSMYERWGYERIHAFDHGTGDGTMHLLRKVVNPELFKTYIRETNEAETANRN; via the coding sequence ATGAGCGAAATCTATCGTCTGGCACAACAGGAAGATGCGGAAAGATTGCAGTACGTGACCTATGAGGCGTACGAAACGATTCGGCAGTTGGAGCTTAAATGGCCTGCCGCTCAGGCGGACATTCCTATCATTCAGGAGAATATTAAAAATAATGACTGCTACGTGCTGGAGGTCGATGGTGTAATTGAGGCTACAGTTAGTCATCTCAAAAATAGAGCTCTTAATTTTATAACGGATCTCCCCTTTGTCATGTGGTTTGCCGTCAATCCGGCTGCTCAGGGCAAGGGCTACGGACGCAAGCTGCTCAACTGGGTAGAGCAGACTATAATCCGTGATCAGCTGGGAGCTCCTGCCGTTACGCTGGCAACAGCCGAAAAGCATCCCTATCTGCTGTCTATGTATGAGCGTTGGGGGTATGAGCGTATTCATGCATTTGACCATGGTACAGGAGACGGAACGATGCATTTATTGCGTAAAGTTGTGAATCCGGAATTATTTAAAACGTATATTCGTGAAACAAACGAAGCCGAGACTGCTAACCGTAATTAG
- a CDS encoding LLM class flavin-dependent oxidoreductase: protein MKFALFSLMANLPNAITGEAWSSQQKFQNVIKQAVLAEELGFDAYGVGERHGAPFLSSSPPLVLTAIAAKTERIRLLTMVTVLSVLDPVRVAEDYATLDHLSGGRLEIIIGKGNDPRHYPLFGITEEEQWDSLAERYRLLKRLWSEEEVTWEGSYRPPLHQVTTQPRPYQQQIPIWHGSASSTRSTELAAQYGEPIFSSNSFHPQAKYKALIDHYRERLAYYGHDPSQAVIGAGAGSLYLADTDEEAIRRYRPYYDAYHSTAAAQHNQSPFTSLEDNIRNGPVLIGSAESVLEKIRNYHTAFGHQVLSISVDGLDEQEQLEQLHRFSENIIPVLRREIPSTIWEHGPNLDDGSRSIIPVKNDAPPIPPIFQL from the coding sequence ATGAAGTTTGCGTTATTCAGTCTGATGGCTAATCTGCCTAATGCGATTACCGGGGAAGCCTGGAGCTCGCAGCAAAAATTCCAAAATGTAATCAAGCAGGCTGTTCTCGCAGAGGAACTTGGTTTTGATGCATACGGTGTGGGGGAGAGGCACGGTGCGCCATTTCTGTCATCCTCACCCCCGCTCGTGCTGACCGCTATTGCGGCGAAAACCGAACGGATTCGTCTGCTGACTATGGTGACGGTGCTTAGCGTGCTGGACCCGGTGCGCGTGGCAGAAGACTATGCGACGTTGGATCATTTATCGGGTGGAAGATTAGAGATTATTATTGGGAAAGGTAATGATCCGCGCCATTATCCGTTATTTGGAATTACAGAGGAAGAACAGTGGGACTCGCTTGCCGAGCGCTATCGTTTGCTCAAACGATTGTGGAGTGAGGAAGAGGTGACGTGGGAAGGAAGCTATCGTCCACCGTTGCATCAAGTCACGACACAGCCGCGGCCGTATCAGCAGCAGATTCCCATCTGGCATGGCAGTGCTTCCAGTACACGATCGACCGAACTGGCCGCGCAATACGGGGAGCCGATATTTTCCTCAAATTCTTTCCACCCGCAGGCCAAGTATAAAGCGCTCATTGATCATTACCGGGAACGACTGGCTTATTACGGGCATGATCCGTCACAGGCTGTGATTGGTGCCGGAGCAGGGAGTCTGTATCTGGCAGATACGGATGAGGAAGCGATTCGACGGTATCGTCCTTATTATGATGCCTACCACTCGACAGCGGCAGCTCAGCACAATCAGTCGCCCTTCACGAGTCTGGAGGATAATATTCGTAACGGTCCTGTTCTGATAGGCTCTGCGGAGAGCGTTCTTGAAAAAATACGGAACTATCATACCGCGTTTGGTCACCAGGTACTCAGCATCAGCGTAGACGGGCTGGATGAGCAGGAGCAGCTCGAACAGCTACATCGCTTTAGCGAGAATATCATACCGGTGCTGCGGCGGGAAATTCCGAGCACGATTTGGGAGCATGGGCCGAATTTGGATGATGGAAGCAGGTCGATTATCCCTGTAAAAAATGATGCGCCACCCATACCTCCTATTTTTCAACTATAG
- a CDS encoding S9 family peptidase codes for MSDPQTSIAKRHITAEDLYQLRWVSDPAVHPGNGAVAYVEQYINEDRIDYNSDIWLLPSENSEPLPFTYGPKDESPVWSPDGSQLAFLRTLEGKRQVWIIPASGGEARQLTWAEKDVHSLAWSPDGAYISFVAKTTESLSSPTSVQPKGQVVNRTKAKSDGYGLWDDTRNHLYVTDVNSGEIVQLTFGAYDVAEPVWSPDGKLILFVARIAEHTEEDMDLRKQNDLFTIAPTISKGNAEAPRKLTFSELQIESAEYSPDGSTIAFYGHDRHAKDATQTRLYILPSSGGLAVCISETLDAHLGNAGMSDMRSHLHVGPPRFSMDGQSLYTLVTREGNVHIYQFALDGSFTVLTQGDREIYQFTLTPDEQHIIAASTHVTLPGDLFRIAISSGTEERLTQVNDLLLEEIGLSVPESFWTEVEDGRRVQGWVMKPVGFGEGVTYPAILEIHGGPHAMYSHSFFHEFQLLAAQGYAVIYTNPGGSRGYGQSFTNVVLGEYGGRDYTDLLSAVDEAIRQFPFIHPERLGVTGGSYGGFMTNWIVGHTDRFRAAVTQRSISNWLSMYGVSDIGYSFTEDEVGGNPWDDFEVLWRQSPLAYVKQINTPLLILHGEQDLRCPIEQGEQLFTALRRLGKSTQFVRFPASSHELSRKGHPQLRVERLQRISNWFVKHQI; via the coding sequence TTGAGCGACCCGCAAACCAGTATAGCTAAACGACATATAACAGCAGAGGATTTATATCAACTTCGGTGGGTCAGCGATCCTGCTGTGCATCCAGGTAACGGTGCAGTCGCTTACGTCGAGCAGTATATTAATGAAGACCGGATAGACTATAATTCTGACATTTGGCTTTTGCCATCAGAAAACTCCGAGCCGTTGCCCTTCACATATGGGCCGAAAGACGAATCACCTGTCTGGTCACCTGATGGATCACAGCTTGCTTTTCTCCGTACGCTGGAAGGTAAGCGTCAGGTATGGATCATTCCAGCTAGCGGAGGAGAGGCTCGGCAGCTTACATGGGCAGAGAAAGACGTTCATTCATTGGCTTGGTCACCGGACGGAGCATACATATCCTTTGTTGCAAAAACCACAGAGAGTCTATCATCCCCGACATCAGTGCAGCCGAAAGGACAGGTCGTTAACCGAACAAAAGCCAAGTCAGATGGCTACGGGCTATGGGATGATACACGTAATCACTTATATGTGACTGATGTAAATTCAGGGGAAATTGTCCAACTGACGTTCGGCGCGTATGACGTCGCGGAACCTGTCTGGTCGCCGGATGGCAAGCTTATTTTATTCGTGGCCAGAATAGCGGAGCATACAGAAGAGGATATGGATTTACGTAAGCAAAATGATTTGTTTACGATAGCTCCTACTATTTCAAAAGGAAATGCGGAAGCACCGCGAAAGCTAACCTTCTCCGAACTGCAAATCGAGAGTGCTGAATACTCTCCCGATGGTTCAACGATTGCCTTTTACGGACATGATCGACATGCTAAAGACGCGACCCAGACCCGATTATACATCCTCCCTTCGAGTGGTGGCTTGGCAGTATGCATTAGTGAAACGCTGGACGCACACCTCGGTAACGCGGGTATGAGCGATATGCGCTCACACCTTCATGTAGGGCCACCACGTTTTAGTATGGACGGTCAATCCCTATATACGCTTGTAACCCGTGAAGGGAATGTGCATATATATCAGTTTGCACTTGATGGAAGCTTTACAGTTTTGACGCAGGGAGACAGAGAAATTTATCAGTTCACGCTCACCCCGGATGAGCAGCATATCATTGCAGCTTCAACTCATGTGACATTGCCGGGCGATTTGTTTCGAATTGCGATCTCTTCCGGGACAGAGGAACGACTGACGCAGGTGAATGACTTGCTGCTGGAAGAGATCGGGTTAAGTGTGCCCGAGAGCTTCTGGACTGAGGTCGAGGATGGTCGGAGGGTCCAGGGATGGGTGATGAAGCCAGTCGGTTTTGGGGAGGGAGTTACCTATCCCGCCATTTTGGAAATCCATGGCGGTCCCCATGCGATGTATTCCCACTCTTTTTTTCATGAATTCCAGTTGCTAGCAGCGCAGGGATATGCGGTCATTTACACAAATCCGGGGGGAAGCAGGGGGTATGGCCAGTCTTTTACCAATGTTGTTCTTGGCGAGTACGGCGGACGAGATTACACGGACTTGCTGAGTGCGGTCGATGAGGCCATTCGGCAGTTTCCATTCATTCATCCAGAACGACTAGGTGTTACGGGGGGGAGCTACGGAGGCTTTATGACTAACTGGATTGTCGGTCACACAGACCGTTTCCGTGCAGCCGTGACCCAGCGCTCCATATCCAACTGGCTATCCATGTATGGCGTGAGCGACATTGGCTACTCATTTACAGAAGACGAGGTCGGCGGCAATCCTTGGGACGATTTCGAGGTCTTATGGAGACAATCTCCACTGGCGTATGTTAAGCAAATAAATACACCACTGCTTATTTTGCACGGGGAGCAGGATCTTCGTTGTCCCATTGAGCAGGGAGAGCAGCTATTTACAGCACTACGGCGATTGGGTAAATCCACGCAATTTGTTCGTTTTCCAGCCTCAAGCCATGAGCTTTCACGAAAAGGGCATCCGCAGCTTCGTGTGGAACGACTGCAACGCATTTCAAATTGGTTTGTCAAGCACCAGATATAA
- the fabD gene encoding ACP S-malonyltransferase encodes MNRMALVFPGQGSQYTGMGAAWHSDFTEADRLFEEAADILGYDLKALCMAGPITQLSRTFYTQPALLTISVIAFRRYMHEIGIIPEFSAGHSLGEYSALVSSGVLSFGDALRLVQERGRFMEETAEAGLGSMIAIRGAELNVVEEFCRLHSTVDQPAVIACYNSPNQYVVSGHHISVAVVAGKLEQRGAQITRLQVSGPFHSPLMQHAADRLTIELQKYTFHEARWPVISNMTAQPYPDVDSIRQGLILQMTHPVRWIQTMQYMANHGVKQSIELGPRTVLKNLAKEINTTIEVLSLDRDLDRVELERRFSIRDWVARSLSLAVSTPNANWNEDEYLKGVISPVRRLEEILRNSESGSSRPPAFEQRQEILGCIRMVLQTKRVSEGEQKVMLEQLRRDQDGAVSNFN; translated from the coding sequence ATGAATCGAATGGCTTTGGTTTTTCCAGGACAAGGATCTCAGTATACAGGAATGGGAGCCGCATGGCATAGCGATTTTACAGAAGCGGATCGCTTGTTTGAAGAGGCCGCTGATATTTTGGGATATGATCTGAAAGCTTTATGCATGGCAGGTCCGATCACCCAATTATCCAGGACATTCTATACTCAGCCCGCACTTCTTACGATCAGCGTCATTGCATTCCGACGTTATATGCACGAAATCGGGATTATTCCGGAATTTTCAGCAGGTCATAGCCTGGGTGAATACTCAGCTCTGGTAAGTAGCGGTGTTCTATCCTTTGGCGACGCTTTACGACTGGTACAAGAGCGGGGACGCTTCATGGAAGAAACCGCTGAGGCAGGGCTGGGCAGCATGATTGCCATTCGTGGAGCGGAGCTGAACGTCGTGGAAGAATTCTGTCGTCTGCATTCCACAGTCGATCAGCCTGCTGTCATTGCCTGTTACAATTCGCCCAATCAGTATGTCGTCTCTGGTCATCATATTTCGGTAGCTGTGGTTGCTGGCAAGTTAGAACAGCGGGGGGCCCAAATTACTCGCTTGCAGGTCAGCGGTCCTTTTCATAGTCCGCTTATGCAGCATGCTGCGGACAGGCTGACCATCGAGCTGCAAAAATACACCTTCCATGAAGCGCGGTGGCCCGTGATCTCCAATATGACCGCCCAGCCATACCCTGATGTAGACAGCATTCGTCAAGGATTGATTTTGCAAATGACTCACCCGGTTCGATGGATACAAACCATGCAGTATATGGCGAATCATGGCGTGAAGCAGAGCATCGAGTTAGGCCCGCGAACGGTGCTGAAAAATTTGGCGAAGGAAATAAACACTACCATCGAAGTGCTGTCTCTGGACAGAGACTTGGATCGCGTTGAACTGGAACGCCGTTTCTCGATCCGTGATTGGGTTGCCCGTTCCCTTTCACTGGCAGTGTCTACCCCCAATGCCAATTGGAATGAAGATGAGTATCTAAAGGGTGTTATTTCACCTGTCCGGAGACTGGAAGAAATATTGCGGAACTCAGAATCAGGCAGTAGTCGACCACCAGCTTTTGAGCAAAGACAGGAAATACTGGGGTGTATTCGCATGGTGTTGCAAACCAAACGGGTCTCCGAAGGAGAGCAGAAAGTAATGCTAGAGCAATTAAGGAGGGATCAGGATGGAGCAGTTTCAAACTTTAATTGA